In the genome of Spirochaetia bacterium, one region contains:
- a CDS encoding ABC transporter substrate-binding protein: MKRNLLLLLMVFATLSFPLFANGTDEKNVDAANPYKGKDLVVATWGWSAGNLKKLSEDFEKKYGCNIVIDETSGNSDRLNKLIAQKNNPEIDVAILSDNFASIGIEKGLFDKIDKSVVTSYDDLYDFAKNADGYGPCYSLVRYGILYNADAVSAPTSYMDLFNGNYDGLISLPDMASTAGPYLLVSLAEDLGGSQENVTPAMELLKKEKSKIADFYMSGSSVQTGFTTGEIAVAVFMDMNVPLLRKSGLDIKWVTPKEGSFSAAATANVVKGCQNPKLAQLFIQYLISENVQNKVADVLSEAPCNSKATMSEEKAKYLASGEDAFKALKVFDLDYINSNKATWIEQFQKEIAN; encoded by the coding sequence ATGAAAAGAAATTTATTGCTTCTTTTGATGGTCTTTGCAACGTTGAGTTTCCCTCTGTTTGCAAATGGTACGGATGAAAAGAATGTTGATGCTGCAAATCCTTACAAAGGTAAGGATCTTGTAGTAGCCACATGGGGGTGGAGCGCAGGAAATCTGAAGAAGCTCTCTGAAGATTTTGAAAAAAAGTATGGCTGCAATATCGTAATTGACGAGACAAGCGGCAACTCAGATCGTTTGAACAAGCTTATTGCACAGAAAAACAATCCGGAGATTGATGTTGCTATTCTGTCTGATAATTTTGCTTCCATCGGTATAGAGAAGGGACTATTTGACAAAATTGACAAGTCTGTAGTAACCAGTTATGACGACTTATATGACTTTGCAAAGAATGCTGATGGTTATGGCCCTTGCTATTCATTGGTCCGTTATGGAATTCTTTATAATGCCGATGCTGTTTCTGCGCCGACTTCCTATATGGATTTGTTCAATGGCAACTATGACGGATTGATCAGTCTTCCTGATATGGCCAGTACTGCAGGTCCCTATCTTTTGGTTTCCCTTGCTGAGGATCTTGGAGGTAGCCAGGAGAATGTGACTCCTGCAATGGAATTGCTTAAGAAGGAAAAGAGCAAGATAGCTGATTTCTATATGTCCGGCAGTTCGGTTCAGACAGGGTTTACCACTGGTGAGATTGCTGTCGCAGTGTTTATGGATATGAACGTACCTTTGTTGAGGAAATCTGGACTTGACATAAAGTGGGTGACACCGAAGGAAGGCAGTTTCTCTGCTGCTGCAACAGCAAATGTAGTCAAAGGCTGTCAGAATCCTAAGCTTGCACAACTGTTTATCCAGTATCTTATCAGCGAAAATGTTCAGAACAAGGTTGCTGATGTGCTGAGTGAAGCACCCTGTAACAGCAAGGCTACAATGAGTGAGGAAAAAGCAAAATATCTTGCAAGCGGTGAAGATGCTTTCAAGGCTTTGAAAGTCTTTGATTTGGATTATATAAACAGCAACAAGGCTACGTGGATTGAGCAGTTCCAAAAGGAAATTGCCAACTGA
- a CDS encoding ABC transporter permease encodes MRNNGGPGLFTKIFSIAAIIFLIAPLLVIVLASFSPTALVTFPPRGFSLAWYRNIISSSGNFISGLADSLEVGIAATAIDMLIAVPAALAVTRYRVKLQKPLVVFFASPMYIPSITFALVLLQLFAMMGRVPAIIRIFVGHLIIIMPYIFRNTYSMLTTYDWTLEEAAASLGASPHRTTFDITLPLIKSGIVSGAILSFLYSFDEAVLASMLNSPKFITLPVRIMNYMEFAFDPTLAAISTLLILFSLVIVAIIEKVVGLNMFLK; translated from the coding sequence ATGCGCAATAATGGTGGACCTGGCCTTTTCACAAAGATATTTTCAATTGCGGCGATTATATTCCTGATTGCCCCGCTTTTGGTAATTGTATTGGCTTCGTTCAGCCCGACGGCCTTGGTAACTTTCCCTCCCAGGGGATTTTCCCTGGCTTGGTACAGAAACATAATTTCATCCTCAGGGAACTTTATCAGCGGACTTGCCGATAGCTTGGAGGTCGGTATTGCGGCAACTGCAATTGATATGCTTATTGCGGTGCCGGCAGCCTTGGCCGTGACACGGTATCGGGTGAAACTGCAGAAACCCTTGGTAGTTTTCTTTGCCTCTCCGATGTATATTCCTTCAATTACATTTGCTCTGGTTCTGTTGCAGCTTTTTGCCATGATGGGAAGGGTTCCGGCTATAATCAGAATTTTTGTTGGGCATCTTATCATCATCATGCCGTATATCTTCAGAAATACCTATTCCATGCTGACGACCTATGATTGGACGCTTGAGGAAGCTGCGGCATCGTTAGGTGCCAGTCCTCACCGTACTACTTTTGATATCACGCTTCCCTTGATAAAGTCAGGAATTGTATCGGGAGCAATTCTTTCGTTTTTATATTCTTTTGACGAAGCTGTCCTAGCGAGCATGCTGAATTCGCCGAAGTTTATTACCTTGCCTGTCAGGATCATGAACTATATGGAATTTGCCTTTGACCCGACATTGGCTGCAATATCGACCCTGCTTATTCTTTTTTCTTTGGTGATAGTAGCTATCATAGAAAAAGTGGTAGGGCTTAATATGTTCCTAAAGTGA
- a CDS encoding amidohydrolase produces the protein MIDLTNEVAEEAASTIAFRRHFHKHPELSFHEVKTSSYIERTLKSFGNDIEITKPTQTSVLATLTSKRPGPVLLVRADIDALPIQEENELPFRSEIPGVMHACGHDGHAAMLLSATKILQDHLDDLYGEVRMLFQHAEEVPPGGAIEIVRSGVVDDVDECFGLHLSSNYPTGKLGWCKGILTASTDKFSISIIGKGGHSAMPQQCIDPLPIAGQIIQALQTIPSRNIDPNDMLVLSICEIHGGNAYNIIPDTVTLSGSVRSFSPEARKTAEQRIKELSEGICAASKAQCQVTYELGYDSVINEEHLSDWTKDFIINQFGKATLLEIKPIMPGEDFCYLSEKCPSFFVELGARSVEKGIIFPHHNPKYLMDEDALSLGVEYLVSLLLSRSKFLAQHEG, from the coding sequence ATGATTGACCTGACAAATGAAGTAGCTGAGGAAGCTGCTTCGACAATTGCCTTCAGAAGACATTTCCATAAACATCCTGAACTATCATTCCATGAAGTCAAGACTTCTTCCTATATAGAAAGAACATTGAAAAGTTTTGGCAATGACATTGAAATAACAAAACCTACACAGACCAGTGTCCTTGCAACCCTTACCTCCAAAAGGCCAGGTCCTGTATTGCTTGTCCGTGCAGATATAGATGCCCTGCCCATACAGGAAGAAAACGAACTTCCGTTCCGTTCTGAAATTCCGGGGGTAATGCACGCCTGCGGGCATGATGGACATGCTGCAATGTTGTTGTCCGCCACCAAGATACTGCAGGATCATCTTGATGACCTGTATGGCGAAGTACGGATGCTTTTCCAACATGCTGAGGAAGTTCCTCCCGGGGGTGCCATTGAAATAGTCCGCTCCGGCGTCGTTGATGATGTAGATGAGTGTTTCGGCTTGCATCTGAGTTCAAATTATCCGACAGGAAAATTGGGATGGTGCAAGGGAATACTGACAGCCAGTACGGATAAGTTTTCCATTTCCATCATAGGAAAAGGAGGGCATTCTGCCATGCCACAGCAGTGCATTGACCCTCTGCCGATAGCAGGACAGATTATCCAGGCACTCCAGACCATTCCATCAAGGAACATTGACCCCAACGACATGCTTGTGCTCAGCATATGTGAAATACATGGGGGTAACGCCTATAATATCATACCTGATACCGTGACGCTTTCCGGTTCCGTACGGAGCTTCAGCCCTGAAGCAAGAAAAACGGCGGAACAAAGGATCAAGGAACTTTCAGAGGGAATATGTGCCGCATCCAAGGCACAGTGCCAAGTTACGTATGAACTGGGCTATGACAGTGTCATAAATGAGGAACATCTTTCCGATTGGACCAAAGATTTCATCATAAATCAGTTCGGGAAAGCTACCTTGCTTGAAATCAAGCCTATAATGCCGGGAGAAGATTTCTGCTATCTCAGCGAGAAGTGTCCGTCATTCTTCGTGGAACTGGGAGCACGTTCCGTAGAAAAAGGAATCATCTTCCCTCACCACAACCCGAAGTACCTTATGGATGAAGATGCCCTTTCCTTGGGTGTCGAATATCTTGTTTCATTGCTTCTGAGCCGATCAAAGTTCCTAGCACAGCACGAAGGATAA
- a CDS encoding ABC transporter ATP-binding protein, whose product MALLELEGITKNYGSLTAVDKLNLVVKDGEMIALLGESGCGKTTTLRMVAGFIQPDEGVIKVDGHVVNDIPAYKRNIGIFFQNYALFPHMTAFENIAYGLKIKKMDKVAIEKEVAGMMKLVGLEGLGCRYPKQLSGGQQQRVALARSLVVKPSILLLDEPLSNLDAKLRVNMQTEIKRIQRLLGITTIIVTHDQQEAISLADKVVVMRKGKIIQENLPREVYEKPTNPFVADFMGFENFIPVRIGRIDNNVVAVEIHNLEKSIDIDRCQCFDVREGEDAYMAVRPEKIRLVSPSAEHAVVGTVGNIIYKGNYYHVEVEGIFSKPIILHVNEFNGKTGDRTGVLLVSDELRIYKKFQ is encoded by the coding sequence ATGGCATTACTTGAACTTGAAGGTATTACGAAAAATTATGGTTCGCTGACGGCCGTGGATAAATTGAATCTTGTTGTCAAAGATGGCGAGATGATTGCATTGCTGGGGGAAAGCGGTTGTGGCAAGACAACTACATTGAGGATGGTTGCCGGTTTTATCCAACCTGATGAAGGTGTGATAAAAGTAGATGGCCATGTGGTCAATGACATTCCTGCCTATAAGAGGAATATAGGTATATTTTTCCAGAACTATGCATTGTTTCCCCATATGACCGCCTTTGAAAACATTGCCTATGGCTTGAAAATTAAAAAGATGGATAAGGTAGCAATAGAGAAAGAAGTCGCAGGGATGATGAAGCTGGTTGGACTTGAGGGGCTTGGCTGCCGTTATCCCAAGCAACTTTCCGGCGGGCAGCAGCAACGTGTTGCTTTGGCAAGGTCTCTTGTGGTCAAGCCTTCGATATTGCTTCTTGATGAACCTCTTTCCAATCTGGATGCAAAGCTTAGGGTAAACATGCAGACCGAAATCAAAAGGATCCAACGGTTGCTTGGGATTACTACAATAATTGTTACCCATGACCAGCAGGAAGCCATTTCCCTTGCTGATAAAGTAGTTGTCATGCGAAAGGGAAAAATTATACAGGAAAACCTGCCACGTGAAGTATACGAAAAACCTACCAATCCTTTTGTAGCTGATTTTATGGGCTTCGAAAATTTTATTCCTGTAAGGATCGGCAGGATTGACAACAATGTTGTTGCAGTGGAAATACACAATCTTGAGAAATCGATAGATATTGACAGGTGTCAATGTTTTGATGTCAGGGAGGGGGAGGACGCCTATATGGCCGTCCGGCCTGAGAAGATTCGTCTTGTCAGCCCATCTGCAGAACATGCAGTCGTGGGAACCGTAGGAAACATAATCTACAAAGGCAACTATTATCACGTAGAAGTCGAGGGAATCTTCAGCAAGCCGATTATACTTCATGTCAATGAGTTCAATGGAAAGACAGGTGATAGGACAGGTGTTTTGTTGGTCTCAGATGAACTGAGGATATATAAAAAATTCCAATAG